In Calypte anna isolate BGI_N300 unplaced genomic scaffold, bCalAnn1_v1.p scaffold_147_arrow_ctg1, whole genome shotgun sequence, a single window of DNA contains:
- the LOC115600229 gene encoding zinc finger protein 2-like yields the protein MSYTCPDCGKGFRRRPAFIQHQRIHTGEKPFKCSDCGKGFAHSSNLSRHRLLHTGEKPYKCLECGKEFSQSSNLSQHRHIHTGEKPYKCLECGKEFSQSSYLSQHQGIHTGERPYKCLECGKKFSQSSALSQHHRIHTGEKPYKCLECGKEFSRSSHLSRHHRIHTGERPYKCLECGKEFTQSSALSHHHLIHTGEKLYPCTHCGKAFNNSTSWINHQHVHTGEKPYTCPQCGKGFRSNSNLTQHLRIHRGECPY from the coding sequence atgtcctacacctgccctgactgtggGAAAGGTTTTAGAAGGAGACCAGCTTTTATCCAGCATCAacggatccatacgggtgagaaaccctttaaatgttctgaCTGTGGGAAGGGGTTTGCCCATAGTTCCAATTTATCACGGCATCGCCTCCTCCACACgggagagaaaccctataagtgtctggagtgtggaaaggagttttcccagagttcaaatttatcacagcatcgccacatccacacgggagagaagccctataagtgtctggagtgtgggaaggagttttcccagagttcctatttatcacagcatcagggcatccacacaggagagagaccctataagtgtctggagtgtgggaagaaGTTTTCCCAGAGTTCTGCATTATCACAACATCACcgcatccacacaggagagaaaccctataagtgtctggagtgtgggaaggagttttcccgGAGTTCCCATTTATCACGgcatcaccgcatccacacgggagagagaccctataagtgtctggagtgtgggaaggagtttacgCAGAGTTCTGCATTATCGCACCATCACctcatccacacaggagagaagttgtatccctgcactcactgcgggaaagccttcaacaacagcacctcttggattaatcaccaacatgtccacactggggaaaaaccctacacatgtccccagtgtgggaagggcttcagaTCCAACTCAAATCTTACCcaacacctacggatccataGGGGTGAATGTCCCTACTGA